The Moraxella haemolytica genome window below encodes:
- the hemP gene encoding hemin uptake protein HemP translates to MTIARYFSNRETTRLPTLHSQNLFAMTKEVRIEHQGEEYRLRLTRNNRLILTK, encoded by the coding sequence ATGACAATCGCTCGCTATTTTAGCAATCGTGAAACCACTCGCCTACCAACCCTGCACTCACAAAATTTATTTGCAATGACCAAAGAAGTGCGTATTGAACATCAAGGCGAAGAATACCGCTTACGCTTAACTCGCAACAATCGCCTGATTTTAACCAAATAA
- a CDS encoding glyceraldehyde-3-phosphate dehydrogenase translates to MSIYQDHLAKRQADESSAVELIVALAKLTNKNVSVLFFGECLSLSVADILTKHTNAGLKVADTLALAQSLDVSNTTIDLGQAIKADKTADDFASGQEVPATDVVLYGFGRIGRILARLLMSRPASDKGLQLKAIVVRPAGEGDLAKRGSLLERDSVHGWFDGSVEIDTANGGIIVGGRFIKVIYASDPSEVDYTAHGINNAIVIDNTGKWKDEAGLGKHLASKGVKKVLLTAPAKGEIKNVVYGVNHDTIGSDSIVSAASCTTNAITPTLKVLHDHYGIVNGHMETVHAFTNDQNLVDNHHKADRRGRAAPLNMVMTSTGAASAVSKAIPELKGKLTGNAIRVPTPNVSLAILNLNFEKAVGSADELNAFIKDKSQSQQWQEQIDYSDSSEAVSTDFVGSKKVAIFDAKATIATDNRATLYVWYDNEMGYSTQVIRVAEVMANNS, encoded by the coding sequence ATGAGCATCTATCAAGATCATCTTGCTAAGCGTCAAGCGGACGAATCATCAGCGGTTGAGCTGATTGTTGCACTTGCTAAATTGACCAATAAAAATGTCAGCGTATTGTTTTTTGGTGAGTGTCTGTCGCTGTCGGTGGCAGATATTCTGACCAAGCATACTAACGCAGGTTTAAAGGTGGCTGACACTTTGGCGTTGGCTCAAAGCCTAGATGTCTCAAATACTACTATTGATCTAGGACAAGCCATCAAGGCAGATAAAACAGCGGACGACTTTGCAAGTGGTCAAGAAGTGCCAGCAACAGATGTGGTGCTATATGGCTTTGGTCGCATTGGTCGCATTCTAGCCCGCTTGTTAATGAGCCGTCCTGCTTCTGATAAAGGATTGCAATTAAAAGCCATCGTAGTGCGTCCTGCTGGCGAAGGCGACCTTGCTAAGCGTGGCTCGCTTCTTGAGCGTGATAGTGTGCATGGTTGGTTTGATGGGTCTGTTGAGATTGATACTGCTAACGGCGGCATCATTGTGGGTGGTCGCTTTATTAAAGTTATCTACGCATCTGACCCAAGCGAAGTGGATTACACTGCACATGGTATCAATAATGCCATCGTTATTGACAACACAGGCAAATGGAAAGATGAAGCAGGTCTAGGTAAACACCTAGCAAGTAAGGGCGTAAAAAAAGTACTATTAACCGCTCCTGCTAAAGGCGAGATTAAGAATGTGGTCTATGGTGTAAACCACGATACCATCGGTTCTGATTCTATCGTATCAGCAGCAAGTTGCACCACCAACGCCATCACACCAACCTTAAAAGTATTGCATGATCATTATGGTATCGTCAATGGTCATATGGAAACTGTCCATGCGTTTACTAACGACCAAAATCTAGTGGATAACCATCATAAAGCTGACCGCCGTGGTCGTGCTGCACCACTTAATATGGTGATGACCTCAACAGGTGCGGCTTCTGCGGTATCCAAAGCCATTCCAGAGCTTAAGGGTAAACTGACTGGCAATGCCATTCGTGTACCAACGCCTAATGTATCTTTGGCGATTTTAAATCTCAACTTTGAAAAAGCGGTAGGTTCTGCTGATGAGCTTAATGCTTTCATCAAAGACAAGTCGCAAAGCCAACAGTGGCAAGAACAAATTGATTATTCAGACAGTAGCGAAGCGGTTTCTACTGATTTTGTTGGTTCTAAAAAAGTTGCAATCTTTGATGCTAAAGCAACCATCGCCACCGATAACCGTGCCACCCTTTATGTGTGGTATGATAATGAGATGGGTTATAGTACTCAGGTCATTCGTGTGGCAGAAGTTATGGCAAACAACAGCTAA
- a CDS encoding NUDIX domain-containing protein, with translation MTNGSIQPALVENANKPTIEVAIAVLQYNAGEGKKYLLATRHAHQHQGGKLEFVGGKIEIGETAMTALVREVQEEIGLDITDNLITKMGRIYHDYASRSVCLHVYLVKMTKSQYDVCRHQSVGLDGQQLGFYDEGFVLSQSKRFPDANRAILMWLTLPEVLIVSHALTYFKQSNNKTDWLDCYTTLPKNSTLVVRSQAGVQIDDELIDVLKSVRKDLRFVVPFGTSHGMGGTTVLAHRLTQEQLMNLDLFYSSTLDLPNAPIIASCHDKQSLQKANALARVHPVLAVLLSPVKPTQSHPNEPALGWGDFWALAELSDVPVIALGGLSPDDLGDAWASGAVAVAGIRGFI, from the coding sequence ATGACAAACGGTAGCATTCAACCAGCTTTAGTAGAAAATGCCAACAAACCAACCATTGAAGTGGCGATAGCGGTTTTACAATACAACGCAGGTGAGGGTAAAAAGTATTTACTTGCTACTCGCCATGCCCATCAGCATCAAGGTGGAAAACTGGAATTTGTTGGGGGTAAGATTGAGATTGGCGAGACGGCAATGACGGCATTGGTTCGTGAGGTTCAAGAGGAGATAGGGCTTGACATCACAGATAATCTCATCACTAAGATGGGTAGGATTTATCATGATTATGCCAGCAGGAGTGTGTGCCTGCATGTATATTTGGTAAAAATGACCAAAAGTCAATACGATGTATGTCGTCATCAATCAGTGGGCTTGGATGGACAACAATTGGGTTTTTATGATGAAGGTTTTGTTCTTAGTCAGTCAAAGAGATTTCCTGATGCTAATAGAGCGATTTTGATGTGGTTGACCTTACCGGAGGTGCTTATCGTTAGTCATGCTTTGACATATTTTAAGCAGTCTAATAATAAGACCGACTGGTTGGATTGTTATACAACTTTGCCTAAAAACAGCACGCTGGTTGTGCGTAGTCAGGCTGGTGTACAGATTGATGATGAGCTGATTGATGTTTTAAAATCAGTACGGAAAGATTTACGCTTTGTTGTGCCATTTGGTACATCACATGGTATGGGTGGCACTACAGTCTTGGCACATAGATTGACCCAAGAGCAGTTGATGAACCTTGATTTGTTTTACTCATCAACATTAGATTTGCCCAACGCTCCCATCATCGCAAGCTGTCATGACAAGCAAAGCCTGCAAAAAGCCAATGCATTGGCACGAGTTCATCCTGTGCTAGCGGTGTTGTTGTCGCCTGTTAAGCCAACCCAAAGCCATCCAAACGAGCCTGCCTTAGGGTGGGGGGATTTTTGGGCATTGGCAGAGTTATCTGATGTGCCTGTGATTGCCTTAGGTGGGTTATCACCCGATGATTTGGGTGATGCGTGGGCCAGTGGTGCGGTGGCAGTGGCAGGCATTCGTGGATTTATTTAA